aaataaatacatattcgttcagaataaaaaaaacaagagccTGTTTGAGTAACATTCGTGTCCGGTCTCGTTCATTGATTCACAACGCAGAGAGGAGACCGGTTACACAAGCGTTGTAATGAACTGATATCAAGATTAATGCTGTAGTGCCTGGTCATTCATATCACGATTACTTCTTGTGCATGAAGGTATTTGTTCATGGAGGACCTGGCAGATCTCAGGGAGCAGGAGAGTACCCATGATGAGGCCAAACGGCTGGAGGTGTTAAGAGAGGTGGCAGAGACAAATAGAGAAACTTGCAAAGAAGAGTGGAGGGGACAGTTGAGATTGCATGGACACCTACAATAAATCAGTTCTGAAGAAGCAAGGGATGATGTTATAAAACTGTGATTGTTTTGTTATTGCTAAATTGGGATAGAAGTTGCATGGGATGTCTGTATATAGATGATACAAAGAGCAATTCAAATTTATGTTACCTTGATCAAACTGGTATTCAAGGGGATTATATTTCACAAAGCAAATGGTTGAAATAAGTAATTGTTGGGCAAAACAGTGCTGTTAATCATTCATGCCACTCATACCACGCTGCATGGATTAATGTGTCAAAGTATTGCAAAGTCCAGTTCAAATATTCTAAATCAGTCAGTCAAATTCATTGGCAATTAATCAAAAGGGAGGCAAACCACAAACTGATTTTTACCAGTTGTTAAAGTTTGAAGCCCTCTTGGAGGGTCACAAAAGTCTGGATAGATGAAAATGTATTATACTGTACAGTTGGCATTACAGCCTCTAAACAACATTACCATTTTTAGTGGTAACACCATACAGTTATCATCACTGTCTTTGTTACAATAAGAACACTACCGTTTATTTGAGCATACAAAAGTAACAAAGTGCCTTTGTAACATCGCACTGTTCAAACCAAACTGAATGACAGAAATCAGTGAAAATTAAAGGTGAGAATATTTCAGCAAATACTATGAAGCTGGGAAACCCACCATTTTACTACTTAAATCGATTGTCAATATCACCAAGACAATGTTCAAAATGCAAACCTTATGAAGCCAAACTATCTGCATCTCGTTTTCCCTGTCCAATTCCAAAGAATTTTCACACTTACACGAGGCCATGTTTAGAAAACAAAACAGGAGAGCACctattaaataattaaagatCCTACTGAAAAACTGGCCTTTGAATTTAAGATTGAAGAAACAAGAATACAATGAAAACTAGTTTCCATGACATATAAGTGCATGTTTAAATCTACTGTGTAACATTATTTGTTACACAACAAATACTAATAGTGTCAATTCCCTTTGTTAATCAGATTTCAAAAATATTATCATCCAACAATATAGGAATACATTTTTGGAAAGTGATAAGACCACATTAGCAAAGAACAGAGAGAACTaaattaaatatgtacatataaGCTCATATCTATATAAACAGTAACCATACATATATTAGATGGGTATATACATCTGTAAGGACTATTAACAAGTACTTAGTAAGGATTTAGAACATTGCAAAAGATAAAGCTACAGTTGGGTTACCATTAGCATTACTAACCCTGTCGTAGTCCACTGTAATCTCAACTACAGACAGATTCAGTAGTGTCTTAAAAGGAATTGTTATATTGCTGTATAGTGGTTCCTTGTGTGTATGTAAAATGTGGTCTTCCTTGGATGGGTTTGAgtgcatttttaaagggatatttcacttcaaaatgtaaattctgccaccctcatgttgtttcaaacccaaatgattttctttctctgtggaaaacaaaaggatatATTAGGCAGAATAGCTTCGGtcgccattcattttcattgtatagggaaagaaaaaaaaaaacaatgaaagttaatggtgattgCCTAACAACATACAATGGTAAcatttgcctaacatctcctggtgtgtcccatgaaagaaagaaagtcatacaggtttgaaacaacatgaggctgagaaaatgatgacaatattcatgtttgggtgaattattcctttaagtgtgaAGGGTATGTGATCACACGCTGAGCACCAGGCTGGATGGAGAGCTGGATCGTGGTGGGGCTGTGATGTTCGTCATGGTGCCAGGGTCCAATCCATTCACTGTCCTGCTGTGTTCAAAGAAACATGAGTCTCGGGTTAGAAGCTTAAAAGAAGATATTTGAGCCCTTAGCACTACAATGCAAGCCATTTCAACAGCATTACCATTAGCCTCAAAATGCCATTACATTTTTCCATTCATGCCACTGTTAGTATTGTCtccagtttttatttttagtcCAAACAGACTAAATAAATTagatagttttacattttaaaggctATAAAGAGCTCTAATTTATAGAAAGACTTTCGAAAGGTTTCCCAAAACAAAATGGACAGTAAAACATGTAACAAAGCTCACACCTAGGTAGGTTAGAGTGAAATGGTGTAGATAAGATGGCAAAACAAACCACTGTGCAACTATAGACATTAACAAGCAGAGGATTAAAAAAGCCTGTTTAAGAGACCCCTCAGTACTGCCCCCAGAGACACACAGCAGCATATCGCTGTGCCTACTCTTGTTGCTACCTGAAATAACAGGAATACAGCACACATAGTGTGTACCTATGGATGTCAAAATTACTAgtacttcagtaccaagtcgATAGTAAAATTATAtagaaatcacagacagtcagcataaacgtcatcgaaAGGACTTGGAGCGGTTAAATGAATgacttctgaagtaatatgatcacttttggtaccaaaaagatcaatatttaaatactttttaattatAATCCAACTCTTCATGAGAGTGTGGAGTACAAGTGGAATCTCTTGTGATGTATTCGCATTGTCATGATACcgatgtaatctcacattctccactcggttAAGACATCCAGAATGAGCAcataaatgcaccattgtgagtaaagaaacagatcaatacagatctaaaccgAAACCAACCATGCACTTGTAAACAGCGGTGCTCTTCCAGCTGTGACACCCCGTGCTcccgtgtttcaaatgccaatgcgattacgtcacacaCGCGTACCGTTCCTgactggaagcatgatttagagttaaaaaaagtacttaaatattgatctttttcacaccaaaagcaatcgtgtcactttagaagacattttaACAGCTGATGTtgaatggatgatgtttatgctgactgtctgagatttttggagcttcacaaatCTCCATACACTTGCATATTAACGACCTACTGAGATATTagtctatttttcttcaaatgtgttctggtgaagaaagaaagtcttttcAGAGGGtttgtaaataatgagagaattttaattttatccctttaaattaacgtctttgttcattttattgtttACTTAATTTAGAAATACTTTCAGGTTGCGtgccattgttttaatttaatcttaatttcttttattttaaatattaatataaatattagtaaATTAAAGGAGTGTGTTAATTAGCATATTAGTTTTAGGTGCGgtatcaacatttatattcagtatattaatataataataaactactgaaattttggtatcatGAAAACCCTAACTGCACAATTACAAAATCAAATTACTTTGGCTTACTTCCACCGCAAAATGTAATAGGACACTTCAAAAAGCCCATTCTGCTGGTGTGCCTCTGTGTCTGTATCCTGATCTATAACTATAATGCACTGATTCAGCACTGCAGTGATGCGTAACACTGCAGTGGAGGTGAAGATGCTCTAAACACCCTGTTGTCCTCTTGAGGATCAAGAGATCCAGGCCTGATCCAATAGAAACTTGCATATTTTTGCAATGAACCTCTGTCTGTCttcttaaattaattaaattacaataaactaGGCCAAAATCTAATCCTGTAAATTCATTTATACTGACAGACGGATGAGGAGAATCTAAGGTTGTGAACTCCATACCTTCTTGGAATTGTTTTAAAAGGGCCTTGAATGTTTTGAATTTTCAGCAATGATCATCAAGCAAAGACAGCTTTGTTTGGTACAGTGTAGCTCTGGTCTAAATCAGCTGACACAAAACACTGACAGAGTCAATTCAATTTATGTTACTCAGAAGATAAAACTGTCTTGGAACAAACCAATGGAGTTTGTTTTTCAGAGGATTTGAGCCACTACTAAGATGTTAGTTGAGATGAAATTATCTTTATCCCAGTGGATTATGGTACTCTATAAGTCATATACAGGGAGTTGTTAACCAGCATGCATGGACCCCCACACAAAACTGCTAGTCGGATCATTTACCCAAGAGCAACGCAGAAAAAATGACCCTCTCTCTTCTGCTGAGGAGAGATAAACAAAGGTCTGAAAGCTCTGATTGAACATTATCTATTGTATCATTAAACATGTTTATTAGAAAACAGGAGGACACATATGAATAATTTTACTGTGGGTATACTGGAGTGAGTGTAGATCAAACAAGGTGACTAATGGTTTACTGACTGGTTTCTCTGAACTGTGGAAAACAAAATGGCAAACTCACGCTTTGTCGTAGTAGGATGTGTAAAGCGAGTGGGAGTAATTTCTAAGCTCTCCATTAATCAAATTGCCGTTGACATTTGTGACATAGTTCTTCCTGGCTGCCTGGTCCTTGGCAAAATTTCTACAGGCTGTGAGCTTACACTCTAAAgcctggaaaacaagacaaatcacTGGTCAAAGATGATACATTTATGCAAACAGTGACTCCACAAATAAAACCTTGAATAATTATCATAATACCCCATTTAAATTTCTGCAAGCAGACACACAGTCCCAGTGATAAGTAGTGAGTCATTCACATCAAAGGGCCCATTTACACTTTGTCAAGTCATGCAGTTAGATTGATCGGATGTCTATCCAACTGGGTATCCACTTTCCATTTAAACTTTGCACATAAATGTATATGCGAAATGGATACAAATACAATCTACTATTCGCCTGctactgtatatgtaaatataGCAGACTTCATAACAATTAAATAATGAtggttatattaaaataattacaactattatatactgtttatatatatactgtatatactgtatatatatatatatatatatatatatatatatatatatatatatatatatatatatatatatacacacactcacctaaaggattattaggaacacctgttgaatttctcattaatgcaattatctaatcaaccaatcacatggcagttgcttcaatgcattttggggtgtggtcctggtcaagacaatctcctgaactccaaactgaatgtcagaatgggaaagaaatgtgatttaagcaattttgagcgtggcatggttgttggtgccagacgggccggtctgagtatttcacaatctgctcaattactgggattttcacgcacaaccatttctagggtttacaaagaatggtgtgaaaaggaaaaacatccagtatgcggcagtcctgtgggctgaaaatgccttgttgatgctagaggtcagaggagaatgggccgactgattcaagctgatagaagagcaactttgcctgaaataaccactcgttacaaccgaggtatgcagcaaagcatttgtgaagccacaacacgcacaaccttgaggcggatgggctacaacagcagaagaccccaccgggtaccactcatctccactaccaataggaaaaagaggctacaatttgcaagagctcaccaaaattggacagttgaagactggaaaaatgttgcctggtctgatgagtctcgatttctgttgagacattcagatggtagagtcagaatttggcgtaaacagaatgagaacatggatccatcatgccttgttaccactgtgcaggctggtggtggtggtgtaatggtgtgggggatgttttcttggcacactttaggccccttagtgccaattgggcatcgtttaaatgccacggcctacctgagcattgtttctgaccatgtccatccctttatggccaccatgtacccatcctctgatggctacttccagcaggataatgtaccatgtcacaaagctcgaatcatttcagattggtttcttgaacatgacaatgagttcactgtactaaaatggcccccacagtcaccagatctcaacccaatagagcatctttgggatgtggtggaacgagagcttcgtgccctggatgtgcatcccacaaatctccatcaactgcaagatgctatcctatcaatatgggccaacatttctaaagaatactttcagcaccttgttgaatcaatgccacgtaggattaaggcagttctgaaggcgaaagggggtcaaacacagtattagtatggtgttcctaataatcctttaggtgagtgtgtgtgtatattcacaGTGTGTTAAAAGAGAGTGTGTTAAATTCAGTCTCACTATggttgtgttgcgtcataaatagTGTTTTTAGGTCAATGGGTCGGTGTAGTTTGAAAGTTGAAAAACACGTCCCAAGagtcgagatccctgcattcctTATTGGGCTATGTCCAGTTTGAATGCAAGAGcgcattctcatcttgtgctaTTGGTTCTGTCATACAAGCCTGAAGCAGtgtccgaatatccatacttccttactatatagtatgccaaaaacagtatgctaaTGGAGAAGAATGTCGGACTCCTCAGTAGTCACAAAAAAACCACAAGCGTGAAATACCCATATGACCTACTATTTCCAGCGATGTTCTGAAGTGTGGATTGTATGGATACCATATGATCCCATAATGCCTCGGGAGCTGAGGAGACGTCATGTTCAAAACACTGCATTTTAATGAACGCTGGTGAATCGCAAGTCGGACGGCTTATTTCAACTTTGATATAGTGATATGTACTGTACAAGAAAGGTGTTTTCTTGTGCttaaattgtgcttgtttaacaaaaccagaataGATTATTTTCACGATTGTTGTTGTTACATCATATATTCGAGTAACAAATCAATACCCACGTCCCCAGATAAAGCATGTCCAGAATCTATTCATAATCCttgcatgcatacctaaagaatgtaCTGTTTTACAGGCCAAGAATTGCATAATCAAATACATACTCTGAGAGTACGCAATTTCAGACGCAGGTTGcgtgtggtttgttctctataGAACTGTATCGACTATCTTCGCTTACTGCCccgttgtaaaaaaaaaaaaaaggtggtacttcaagcttgaattgcacagatgttaggaatattccttattatggtcctgGGATATGATTGAGTtcatgttttaatgcattataaatacgcACGCTGTATTTATTGTTAGATAATGGCTAATAATTGAATAGGTgacaaaaaaaatgaataaataaaatatatttaaaaaactttagCGCGTTTACTCACCCCAACTTTGCGCAGTAAATCACCAACAATATTGAGGGCTGATATTCTAGCAGATGGAGTGAGGGCTGCATTAGTGCAGCTGCTGGCCAGAACTGCAAAGAAGAAGAACCAAGTGAGTGGTACAAATTGGCATTATATTAAATtcagagaaaaagacagaaatctAGCAGTCTACCTGTCTGGCTGGTGAAAGCGTTGTCCAGGTTCTTGCTGAGAGGTGTAGCAGGCAGGGACAGAGAGGCCTGGACAGCGGagtctgttttgtcattgtctgGAGTCGGAGAGCTAGGGGCAGACATTCTCGTTACATCTGGCTGCCTCTCTCGTACCACAAGCTCTTGCCGCAAATCTacacgtgcacaaacacacaaatccacaaacattttaaaatgctgtgcAAGATATCTACCTTGAACAGCTCAACTCAACTCAGCTCGCTTATTtggggtttccactgtggatagaacCTGGTACCTTTTTTAGTaacacctcggtcgaggttccaagcaagccgagccatcaaaatcctgcagatcactgattggtcagggagaatagtcactaccagcgtcactggatttccgacatgcaacatcaacccgctcgttttaaagttagcaacagtgataacagtataatttgttcacgtgactttcgaattgtgaaacaagaaatggctgtgcgcaaaaccatgccgtggtcaataaacaaggtgcagacagtccacttgtaagcgatgagcgaaacggaaatgtctctcaggaagtgtatcagctgttggccgcacacggctacccctggacctaccaacagtttaGGGAAAGTTAAAacaaacttaagtgactacagaaccatcaaggaaaagtggaagtggttcaaccaaatggacactatctaaactggcgagcaatgggagggagagtgccctggactggcgttgatgcACGATGAaagatggtacattttgtttaattaacTCTACACTCTtgctgcttgaaagcttcactttatttagttgaccagctactggaagcctGCTTCTATAACAagttaactgttacacttgtgtaacatcaccatgcaacaactgctttatgcaacacaatgagcaagtagctaacagctagcggtcgttttattgttttggtcagtttgtgtcatgtttaatatgatttcactgcagtagaggtggcgcaactatgacgatcagcctataatcccacccatgttgaggcggcacaaaactgcagtggaaaagaaagctcagaaaagtaaagcgagtagagttgaggcaagtcgaaccttaacatgcagtggaaaagtgccattacatGACCTCATTCGTCAAGCAGTCAGTTAACAGTCAGGAAAAGCTTTTTGCTTAAAGAACTGGATTAAAAACCAAGGATGGACACATCTGAAACATCAAATGAGCACCTCAGGCATGAGGAACAAGCTTCTGTAATTATACATGACAGACTTCAGCGAGGAGAGTTAGTAAATACCTCTGGCCTCATCTTTTAGTCTCTGCACAGACACCAGGAGAGACTCCTTCTCATCCAGTTCACTCTCCAGAAAGGCATTCCTCTCTATGGCCTGGTTTAGTCTCTGTTCAAAGTCCTCCAGAGACGTAATTGTGGCTCTGCAGCAACAGACCATAACAgaacaaaactatacattttCCTTTCATTCTAAAAATGTCCCATCAGTGCACGATATTCTAAATCTTTCATCAGAATGTAGTTATGCCTCAACTGTAATTTTCTGCTGATGTAATAAAGGCAGTGCAagctgaaaaatgtatattaaataataatataaaatcaattgaGCAAAATATACATTGAGACCCTGATAAAATCAAGTCCTCCCTTACATTATTTCCTGTTGAACATTCTTTCATTTGTCAACTCTTTCACTTGGCAATAGGCCATATTTCACATAATAGAAGTTAATTAtggtttcatgttgtctttaagaaAGTATTATAACTTTTGCAGGCTGAAGTAAATACAGTTTTAGATTGGGTTGATTGAAATGTGGGGTGAAGGTTAAGATGATGCTCTCTGACCTCTTAGCTCTCTCCAGGTCATCATTAGCCTGCTCTAGCTCTCTGACATATTTGTGCAGCTGCTCCTTGATGCCTTGAGTCTGGCTGAGGTCGTCCTCCAGGATGGAGATCTGCTTATAGCTCTGAGAATAATGCTGCTCCAACTTCTCCTACAGGACAAAAGGTGGTGCCCTTGCTTTATGTTCTTTAGACaaacaaatacttaaaaaaaaaaaagctcagccTAAACTGTGAATTATAAGTATTGAGCACTCTTTGAGGCACCTCATCCAGCTCAGCCTGTGTTTAGCTAACACAGTCTTACCTTAAGTGAGTCGAGCTCGTGGTGCAGTCTCTCATTGTCCGCCAGCAGATCTCTGATCCGATGCTCTGCTTGGCCCAGCTGTGTCTCCAGCTCTGTCTCCAACTCTCTGCTCCCCTCCTGGAATTCCAACAACTCCTCCTGTGCCTCCTTATAACTGAACACACATGCGTTAGAATACTGTTTACCATCCTGAGGCAATgacacatgcaaaaaaaaaaaaaacacaaaatcataTTATGTTACTTGCATATTCCTTGTCTTGAAAAGAGCTTGCATTGTAGAATACTGAACACAAGtaggtaattttttttaattattactattttttttataccTATCTACAGTATGTTTCTAAAAATCACTATAAGATTCTTGGTCTTTTGTGAATGTTAATTCACAAAAATCCTGTGTGACTGTTTGCTTGGGCTGAAGCGGTAAGTCGACATTatcggtggctcagtggttaaggctctgggttactgatcagaaggtcaggggttcaagccccaacaccaccaagacaccactgttgggcccttgaacctatctactccaggggcgccgtatcatggctaaCCCCCCACACATACTCAttaatcaattttataaaaaaaaaaatatatttttaaagcatgtctaaatatcttatatgttttgtttctcaagtaaatgtatcttgttttaaggatttttagacaatttgtatggaaaacaagacaaaaacacttgataagatttctttgcagtgaatttcttacctgaattaaacttaataaaatgttttatccctttaattcagtgaatgtcattgaggtatttttaaaagattattttgtcctctttattgttagcaaacacctttaatacaaccttttaagtcaggagaCAAGCAGAATAATCAGTTAAGCTAATGACTGccaaatagtcaaataatcgttcaataatcattagattaattgattatcaaaataaatgttagttCCAGCCCTACTGTTAGCCTTTTTATTggggggcaataaacataacaattctcaagagcaatttttgaaggggacaccaaggtttttttttgttgttgccccatttgtatttgtattattttatttctgaaacaattattttaagaatatatcattatattatttacaatacacatatattaaatgatattttggggggggggaccctcagataggggggtcctGACACCCCCCCCTCAGCCCCCCCCCGGCCCGCGATTTCGCCTATGtgctacaccaatgttaataatgattccactgttACAGTTAAGTAAGCAATTCCACTGTTAAAGCAAGTAAAGCCATAGATCATACAAAATAATGATGACAATCTTGTTAAGCAATGTAATAATGATGACAATCTTGTTAAGCAATGTAATAATGTTAGAATGAATTACACTGTTGTGACACGCCATGTTTCTTTATGGGCAGATAAAGTAGTCGTGTAACACATTACGTAATCTTTCGGTTCtgaagtcagtggaaaagcatcGCCAGTTTACGAAAGCCTCCAGATTGCATGTGAACCATTGCTATTTTGGTGGAAAAGGGATTTCTGAGGTATCAGTAAATACTCACTGCAAAAATATTTGCCCCACTTTTGCTCATTTGCTCTTTGCCCTATAGACTGAAAATAACtcgacaaaaataaacaatgattgTGTCCATTATCTAGAGGATGTCAGATGTAATGAATGCTATCTGTACAGGATATACTGAAGACAGCATACACACATTCTGATAAGAGGTCTGGCAAAACAGTGCACATTTCACATTACCCATAGAATCAAAGGTAACACAGCGCAGTTTTACGTAAGACCAGTCCTTCTTGGTTCTGTCTAGATAAAAAGTAAATGCTGGTTCAGATAAGGCCATCACTACGGAATATTAGCAATGGCAACATGCACAAATCAATCAAAGAATACATGGTTTTAACTATTTTGGCTGCCTAACCCTCAGATAACTAATTGATTGTACCATCTATTTATAGAATCTAATCTGAGCTGAACTTTTTACTAGTACAATATGAATCAGGCAAGCTGCATGGGGCACATCAGCCATAAATAAACAGAGTTTTGTTTAGAGTGCACCAGTCACCATAGGAGGGGCCAATGCCAGGGGCCACTTTATGTAATCACCAGCATTATGGTTGTGGAAGGATCTAAAAATGGCAACGGAGCAATATATCCCAACCATGTCATGCTACTGCCACGTGAGCCAGGAGACAGGGCAGAACATCCTGTTTATCCAGGGAATAGAAGACCACTATATCCATACCGGAAGTACACAATGTGTAACTTGCCTGGCTGCATTGAACAGAATCAGTATCTTACAAAATCTGTGACTCATTTTTTGCACAGTGTCATCTCTGGCCTCTAAACTGCAGGGTGTTTTACTAAGCAGTTATCACATGTCAGTGAGACCTGGAGAAGCCTTTGCTTCTAACAAGAGTCTTAAATAAGGATGAACATAAGTGTCACAATTCAGGCAGGACGTCCTTTCCCAAAACAGCTCTATTTTTCTAATCCAGAAAAATTAACTGATGACTATTTTGCATGACGATTAAATCTTTACATTAATCTCGGCACAATGATGCTAGGTTTAGTGGGTCAGTGCTACAGAACAGGTATGTGGTAGCTTAGGTGTGCTaggtgtttttagtgtgttgctatacaGCTGCTAGGGTATTTtcggtggttgcttactggcctacTTCAAAAGCCCAACCCCAAGTCAGTACGTTAACATGCACTTTAAAACTTTTAATTC
This window of the Xyrauchen texanus isolate HMW12.3.18 chromosome 40, RBS_HiC_50CHRs, whole genome shotgun sequence genome carries:
- the LOC127633434 gene encoding nuclear distribution protein nudE-like 1-A isoform X2; the protein is MDVNMIPKFASKDEEIDYWKALSLKYKKSYKEAQEELLEFQEGSRELETELETQLGQAEHRIRDLLADNERLHHELDSLKEKLEQHYSQSYKQISILEDDLSQTQGIKEQLHKYVRELEQANDDLERAKRATITSLEDFEQRLNQAIERNAFLESELDEKESLLVSVQRLKDEARDLRQELVVRERQPDVTRMSAPSSPTPDNDKTDSAVQASLSLPATPLSKNLDNAFTSQTVLASSCTNAALTPSARISALNIVGDLLRKVGALECKLTACRNFAKDQAARKNYVTNVNGNLINGELRNYSHSLYTSYYDKATVNGLDPGTMTNITAPPRSSSPSSLVLSV
- the LOC127633434 gene encoding nuclear distribution protein nudE-like 1-A isoform X1, which encodes MDVNMIPKFASKDEEIDYWKALSLKYKKSYKEAQEELLEFQEGSRELETELETQLGQAEHRIRDLLADNERLHHELDSLKEKLEQHYSQSYKQISILEDDLSQTQGIKEQLHKYVRELEQANDDLERAKRATITSLEDFEQRLNQAIERNAFLESELDEKESLLVSVQRLKDEARDLRQELVVRERQPDVTRMSAPSSPTPDNDKTDSAVQASLSLPATPLSKNLDNAFTSQTVLASSCTNAALTPSARISALNIVGDLLRKVGALECKLTACRNFAKDQAARKNYVTNVNGNLINGELRNYSHSLYTSYYDKARTVNGLDPGTMTNITAPPRSSSPSSLVLSV
- the LOC127633434 gene encoding nuclear distribution protein nudE-like 1-A isoform X4, coding for MDVNMIPKFASKDEEIDYWKALSLKYKKSYKEAQEELLEFQEGSRELETELETQLGQAEHRIRDLLADNERLHHELDSLKEKLEQHYSQSYKQISILEDDLSQTQGIKEQLHKYVRELEQANDDLERAKRATITSLEDFEQRLNQAIERNAFLESELDEKESLLVSVQRLKDEARDLRQELVVRERQPDVTRMSAPSSPTPDNDKTDSAVQASLSLPATPLSKNLDNAFTSQTVLASSCTNAALTPSARISALNIVGDLLRKVGALECKLTACRNFAKDQAARKNYVTNVNGNLINGELRNYSHSLYTSYYDKARERVIFSALLLAGQ
- the LOC127633434 gene encoding nuclear distribution protein nudE-like 1-A isoform X6 — encoded protein: MDVNMIPKFASKDEEIDYWKALSLKYKKSYKEAQEELLEFQEGSRELETELETQLGQAEHRIRDLLADNERLHHELDSLKEKLEQHYSQSYKQISILEDDLSQTQGIKEQLHKYVRELEQANDDLERAKRATITSLEDFEQRLNQAIERNAFLESELDEKESLLVSVQRLKDEARDLRQELVVRERQPDVTRMSAPSSPTPDNDKTDSAVQASLSLPATPLSKNLDNAFTSQTVLASSCTNAALTPSARISALNIVGDLLRKVGALECKLTACRNFAKDQAARKNYVTNVNGNLINGELRNYSHSLYTSYYDKARERVIFSALLLGQ
- the LOC127633434 gene encoding nuclear distribution protein nudE-like 1-A isoform X3, whose amino-acid sequence is MDVNMIPKFASKDEEIDYWKALSLKYKKSYKEAQEELLEFQEGSRELETELETQLGQAEHRIRDLLADNERLHHELDSLKEKLEQHYSQSYKQISILEDDLSQTQGIKEQLHKYVRELEQANDDLERAKRATITSLEDFEQRLNQAIERNAFLESELDEKESLLVSVQRLKDEARDLRQELVVRERQPDVTRMSAPSSPTPDNDKTDSAVQASLSLPATPLSKNLDNAFTSQTVLASSCTNAALTPSARISALNIVGDLLRKVGALECKLTACRNFAKDQAARKNYVTNVNGNLINGELRNYSHSLYTSYYDKARRERVIFSALLLAGQ
- the LOC127633434 gene encoding nuclear distribution protein nudE-like 1-A isoform X5 produces the protein MDVNMIPKFASKDEEIDYWKALSLKYKKSYKEAQEELLEFQEGSRELETELETQLGQAEHRIRDLLADNERLHHELDSLKEKLEQHYSQSYKQISILEDDLSQTQGIKEQLHKYVRELEQANDDLERAKRATITSLEDFEQRLNQAIERNAFLESELDEKESLLVSVQRLKDEARDLRQELVVRERQPDVTRMSAPSSPTPDNDKTDSAVQASLSLPATPLSKNLDNAFTSQTVLASSCTNAALTPSARISALNIVGDLLRKVGALECKLTACRNFAKDQAARKNYVTNVNGNLINGELRNYSHSLYTSYYDKARRERVIFSALLLGQ